A DNA window from Vigna angularis cultivar LongXiaoDou No.4 chromosome 1, ASM1680809v1, whole genome shotgun sequence contains the following coding sequences:
- the LOC108319291 gene encoding cyclic phosphodiesterase yields MASEAVYSVWAIPPEDVDVRCANVMTALRSDFGGPHFQPHITLVGAIKLTADDALAKIRSASQALRPFNVTVDRVATGTFFYQCVYLLLRPDLHLLETSAHYCTHFGYASSTPYMPHLSLLYGDLSDEEKQKAQERVNAIDNALAGLTFEITRVALYKTDTEDKTLKSWEKIAECTLTPN; encoded by the exons ATGGCAAGCGAGGCCGTGTATTCAGTGTGGGCGATTCCACCGGAAGACGTCGACGTCAGATGCGCCAACGTCATGACCGCTCTCCGATCTGACTTCGGCGGGCCCCACTTCCAACCCCACATCACCCTCGTTGGAGCCATCAAACTCACCGCCGATGACGCCCTCGCCAAGATCCGATCAGCCTCCCAAGCCCTCAGGCCCTTCAACGTCACCGTCGACCGCGTCGCCACCGGCACCTTCTTCTACCAGTGCGTCTATCTCCTCCTTCGCCCCGATCTTCACCTCCTCGAAACCAGCGCCCACTACTGCACGCATTTCGGCTACGCCAGCTCCACCC CTTACATGCCGCACTTGAGTCTTCTCTACGGAGATTTGAGCGATGAGGAGAAGCAAAAGGCTCAAGAGAGGGTAAATGCCATTGATAACGCACTCGCTGGGTTGACCTTTGAGATAACTCGTGTTGCCTTGTACAAAACCGACACTGAAGACAAAACGCTCAAATCTTGGGAGAAAATTGCTGAATGCACTCTCACTCCAAATTAG
- the LOC128195389 gene encoding uncharacterized protein LOC128195389, whose protein sequence is MPNVESLRNRCLSAIAERFRGFKTKLTSRYIFGPKSNENPCSKYSAIDEETWRQFVELRSSEAWQEKRSKAQGISAQNKNPHLLSRGGYRKLEEKIMKQKSDSRLPLSEGDDPLPPPSPPSRHDKWKLARMRPSGSYTSESAREISERIDSLVEQSSQGRSGKGSCSAAGAPGDDMDDTRPCELYILSDTGTMLVARGTVYETATVVHGVQLAEDEVKVTVDEVVIADVVLPVPTDEFFTVEEAFRSFVAWPRHLVGHVSNPPQIGQEGSPRPKKTHLSEDDPLGALDDLAKLISEVPMNNNKMILSSSIKIQEKPIQAKLYSLLETVLNETSAKTSFSVVAYAFLLSLPSNQFVFLQRTPAKRKTSV, encoded by the exons atgccaaacgtcgagagcttaaggaataggtgtttatctgcaattgcagaaagatttcgagggtttaagacaaaattgacgtctagatatatatttggaccaaaaagtaatgaaaatccatgttccaaatattcagcaattgacgaagaaacatgGCGTCAGTTTGTAGAGCTTCGTTCTTCTGAGGCGTGGCAG gaaaaaaggtcaaaagcacaGGGAATAAGCgctcagaataaaaatccacacctcctgtctcgtggtggatataggaagcttgaagagaaaataatgaagcagaagtcagatagtagacttccactttctgagggtgatgaccctcttcctcctccttcaccaccatctcggcacgacaagtggaagttagcccgtatgagaccatcgggctcctacacttcGGAGTCTGCCAGAGAAATATCTGAAcgaatt GACTcattggttgagcagagctcccaag gtagaagcggtaaaggaagttgCTCAGCTGCCGGTGCCCCAGGAGACGACATGGATGACACTCGTCCATGTGAGTTATATATTCTCTCTGATACtgggaccatgctagtggctcgtggtacagtgtatgagacagccactgtagtgcatggGGTACAGCTTGcagaagatgaggtcaaggtcacggtcgatgaagttgtcatagcagatgtcgttcttcctgtgcctacagatgagttcttcactgtggaagaagcatttaggtcctttgtcgcctggcctagacatttggttggtcatgtatctaatcccccg cagataggtcaagagggaagtcctagaccgaagaagactcatttatctgaggatgaccctcttggtgcgttagacgaCCTTGCTAAACTCATTTCAGAGGTGCCGATGAAT aataataaaatgattCTTAGTTCAAGCATTAAGATACAAGAAAAACCTATTCAAGCTAAGCTCTATTCCCTTCTGGAGACCGTGCTCAATGAAACTTCAGCCAAAACTTCTTTCTCGGTGGTAGCTTACGCATTCCTCCTCTCATTGCCCTCCAaccaatttgtttttcttcagAGAACTCCAGCCAAAAGAAAAACTTCTGTGTAG